The nucleotide window TCTTATGCAAAGTCCTCAACTCCACAACTTCCGGTATCATCTCCACCAATTGTTCCTCGTTACGACGATGATCATCATCGGAATCAGACCCATACATTCTCTTCCTCCTTTTGTTATAGTATTTTCTCTTGGATTTATCAAGATTGTTATCAAGTTCAAATTTTGACGAACCGGGTCGGTTTGATTCCGGTTCAGTGGTTAATTTATCGTTGGCCCAGGATTGGAGGGAGGAGTTTTGAGGTGGGGTTGGTTCGGGTTTAGAGGTTCGAGTGGGTTTGGGGAGATTGGGACGGTTGATGATGAGTTCGTATTGGAGTGGGTATGGGGTTGTGGAGAAGAAACGGAGAGTGGAGAATGGATGGAATAATCTGGAAGAAGAGGTTGTTGTGAGGAAATGGAGATGATGGGTTAGAGATAGAGATATTGGTTTCACCATTGTTGAAAGAAATTCAAAGATTTGAGTGAGGGTAGTGGGTTGTgtataaattattcaataattacTTCAAAACAAATTACTCATtatattttatgagaaaattaaCTTATCTTGATCGGTAGGatattgcatatattatatggATGCGGCGGTTTAAATTTCGGACATCTTACTTCTacacatttaaaatatgtgagtTTTAATAACGGATCATTGAAACAAATTACCCATAAAATTGTGcaaatattgttttgtttttggcttaatagcagttttagcccccAAACTTTCCCAAAgctgcaattttggcccctaagAAAAATAACTACAAAATTGCCccttaagttttgcaactgtagcagttttgacccccaatgtcaaaaataaaataacacgtgacacctcacttaggatgtcacgtcagcgtagaccgaatcaaaattggttttggggccaaaactgccacaggTGCAAAACTTAAGGGgcggttttgtaatttttttcttaggaCCCAAAATCGCAATTTTGAGAAAGTTAGGGGTTAAAACTGATATTaagtatttgttttttaataagttaGTTCATACAACATTGGAGGCTTTTCGAATAATTGATAAACTAATTTACTGTGAATAAATTAGCATATGATtgataacaaataaattaaccCATTTGAATCGgtattgtttgataaaattgaagattaaattaatttagaaataagaaatggaatgaataaatatatttagttaatattttttatgttagaaatacttaatttttttaattaggatAGCATAgataaaagttaaagaaaaaattgtaacttaacggaaattgagagaaaaaagcTACTAGAAATATGATGTTTGAAGTAACTTGTTTGTTCATAAGGTGCAATTCATCTTACAATATTTATTTAGgtcatgtgattttttttttaattaaccaTTCGGTTAACAGGAGAATGAAACTCtcgtaattttgagtttatcGTTTGATATAGTTCATCAATCATTTGAAATTATAATACTTTACAAGATCAAAAATCTATATTGGCTAGGAATAGCTAGATCACTAAATCCTtggagtttctttttttttttttttttaaagaaaggtacgtatatcatttcattaataataatgttttcaATACAACGAGGAACATGATAATGAATGGTGGGATTAGCTAAAAATGTGGCAGCCCTTGCTAGGATATGAGCCGCCTCATTTGCTTGTCGTCTGTTGAACTTTACCTTGGAGTTTGTAAAGTTGGAAGTGAACAATCGTCGGCATTCCAATAAAATATAACCAGTCTCTGAGACATCTACCCAGGTCTGATTAAAAGCATCTGTAATAGTTTTGGAGTCATAACAAAAATCCACCGAATCAAACGCCATGTCACTTAACCATTCTATTGCTTTATACAAAGCCAAAGCTTCTCCCATTACCACTGGACACTTTGGGGAAATAGGGATTGATTGAGCCAAAATAAAAGTACCCTCCTCATCTCGGATGCATATACCAATGCCCGTCTTGTTGAATTGATCTCAGAAGGTTGCATCTATATTACACTTCACTCTACCTCGCGACGGTGGCTGCCAGCGAGACTGTCTAGTGCTGGAACTGCCCGCACCTGCTGCTACATCCGTGGGAATAGTAGAATTCCTTCCCTGCTCCAAGCTAACTGTCATACCTGAACTATtatgagcaaaaaaaaaattgcttgcGGGTTCCTCACAGCTGGGGAGTAGTTGTTAGCTAGCTGCCAATCTTCTAGCATCCGCATCGCACGCTCCACCACTTGAGCCACCGTTTCTGAAACTTCTTGCCACAACTTTAGATTGTGGTGCTTCCATATGCTCCAAACGGTAACAGCCAAGCGTTGCGAATCAGCAACTGATAACTCCTGCAGCAACTGGAAAACAATTTCACTTGCTGAATCCGTATGAAGCATCGCCCGGTTGACAGAATTCCACAAACCGCTACGCTGCCAGACCTGCACAGCAAGAGAGCATTCGAAAAATACATGTTTCGAGTCCTCGTATAAACTTTCACAAGAAACACAGTTTGTCGGGCAGTGCACCCCTTTGTCCTGGAGCCTTACACATGTAGGCAAACAAGCTCGACAAATACGCCAACATAGGTGCTTAACCTTCAGAGGACACTTCAGACGCCAGATACCACTCCAATTCCCTGGTCGTTGAAGATGTGATGTATCCACTAAGTCTGTCACACACAAACGATAAGCACTCTTCATCCGAGTACAAACCATTCTTTTCCGCCTTCCAAATTAACTTATCCTCGTGCACTTCATCAACGAGAGGTGTATGCAAAATCGACGAAGCAATATCAGGGCTGAAAACTTGCCGAATAACATCAATATTCCAAGTCTTCAGATATTGATTAATAAGACTATTTACTGCAAAATTCTGAACAAAATGAGcccccaaaatattattttcgaTCTTGTTCCCGTCCACTAGCCACGGTTCATTGAGAATAGAGATAGACTCTCCAGACCCTATACACCAACGAGCTCCCCCACGAACAATGAACCTAGCGTTAAAAATGTTTCGCCATACATAACTCGGACTATGACCCAATCTAGCAGTTACATAATTACAAGTGGGAAAGTAACGTGCTTTGAAAATACGGGCCACAAGAGAGGTTGGTTCATTCATAAACTTCCAGCCTTGCTTACCTAACATAGCCAAGTTAAAAGTTGTCAAGTCTTTAAATCCCATACCACCGTGAACCTTGTGCATAGAGAGTTTCTCCCAAGACAACCAATGAATACCCATGTTAGAACCTCCTCCAGCTCCCCACCAAAACGAGTTAATCATTTTCTCAATGGTAGAGATAAGAGTAGTAGGTAAAAGAAAGAGGCTCATAACATACGACGGAATTGCTTGCAACACTGACTTAATCATCACCTCACGTCCATCCTTAGAGAGACACTTACTACTCCATGAGTTTATTTTGTGTCAAACACGGTCTTTGATATAAGCGAAAACAACATTTCTGTCTCTACCTACCATTGAAGGTAGACCGAGGTATTTACCTGTACCTAACACTACTTGCACACCCATAATATTAGTAATAGCAATTCTCAAAGCATCCGGAACATTACGACTGTAATAAATTTCGGACTTGGAAAGACTAATAGTTTATCCAGAAGCCGCTTCATACATAGTAGGAATATTTTGCATAACAcgttaaataataaatattgtcatttgatttactTGGAAATTATTTACACTaattaatgatgaaaaaaaCTATAGAAAAATGCCAAAAAATGCAAAACTATAATCTTATCATAAGGCACATTATGACAAAGGAAAAATGAATACCTAacattttcaaatcaattcaaatactaaaaaaaagagtcaaatgcaatagaagaagaaaaaggaaaaagagtattgaaattgaaaaatttcaGCACCCCGCGTTCGCGCTTCATTCCAAATTTTCAAACCCAAATGGAATCCGAAGACGACGAATGGGAGCTTTGCTACGACGACGGCTTCGTCTACAAACGCCGCAAACGCCGTCGTCTCAACTCACCGGAACCCTCAACAGCACCAGATCAGAACGCGTTAGAGAAGTTACGAAAAGAACGAAAGAAAACGACGCTTTTGAAGCTTAAATCCAAGTATGAAAAGGAAATTGTTCAGTGGCAACATTTATCAAACACCTTAAGTGCATTGCAgctttcttcttcaaatcaGCTTAATGAGCAGCAACAGcagcaaaatcaaaacttgtCGATTCCTTCTACTTCTGGATCTGCTGAATCGTCTCTTCTTGATGATCTTCTCTCTCAGGTAACTTCACCATTCTTTgcaattttcaaagaaattttgttttttgggtaTTGATAAATGGGtttgaaatttgtgtttttaaGCTACCCTTTATCGATTTTGGTCTTGATTTTGAATACTATGAAAGAAAGTTTGAAAATTTGGGGTTATTGTGAAGTGGGTCTGAAATTTGGGTTTGTTAGAGTGAAattctgacaaaaaaaattatgttttttttctgtGTTTCTGTTGGATGTTGGAGTTTGAAGTGATTTATGTGAATAATGTCATGTGTATATGCTGTAACTCTACATTAAATTTCATGAATTTGTTGGTTTTAGGTTCAGCTGTAAACCTAGTCTGTGAAAATTTACTGCTTAGAAAGCATTGTTtgtctaataatttgaaaatttggtAAATTGGGGCTTAGGAGTGTTTGAAACTCACATGCATAACTGTGAGGTCTTGAATTCGAACCCGAGTCAAGGTGTGTAACCTAGCAATTTCGACATTGTGAGTTGAGCTAAACTTTACATACCGGAGTGTTTGGAAATGGAAGAAGTTAGAAGttagaaatattaaaaaatatttatggagATTTCTGGCTTTTATAATTTATCTCATGTTATTTCTGTTAGACTCTTAATGGAGTATATGAAAAATATCAATATGAGCTTAATTATTATGCATGGGttacgtaaaaaaaattataaaaacattcACCATATCTTATGGATTTGGATTAGGCGCAGTCATTGTGTCATGTAGTATTGCGTCTCGTCGTCCAATCTGAATCAATGGCCGAGAACCATGTAATCTAAACTATCAGATCTCAAATCAATGGCCATGATCGCTTAAAGCTTGAAACTGTGTGCCAAAGTTACTGCGGTCAAGATAGCTTCTTAGTTcagtttatgaaaaatatgaatatggaCTTAATTGTTATGCATAGTTGgtgtagaaaaaaattataaaaacatttgTCATATCTTATGGATTTGGATTAGACGGAGTAACTGCGTAATGTAGTACTGTATCTTGCCCGTCCGATTTGAATTGATGGCTGAGATCGATTAACTGTGTATTTTGAACTGTCAGATCTCAAATCAACGAGTAAGATCACTTACAATGTGAAACTGCATGTTGCGGTATTTGCAACAAATCCCGGTCCATATCTTACCATAATACCATGTAAATATTTGTGCAGTTATTTTGAGAAATGATGAGTTGGATATGATTGATGGTTTGTGTCACACTGTTGCATCGGTGTGTATGATGATTAAACTCAATTAAGTAGCCATTCTTTCCGGCCTTGGAACATCCTTTGTAGAATTATATACTTGTTAATGTAACTGAACTGCATATGTAGTGAATGGTGTTGAATGTTGATGAGTTTGTCACTCTTAATTTAGTATTCTCAAACTTGCAGGTGGAAGCTCAGGAAGCAATCATTCATGATATTTCCAATTTATGCGACGTAGCCGAAGCAATGTGTTCTAAACAAGAAGAACAatataaacaatctttgtttGATCTACCAATCTGGTCTACACCACTTGAGCTAATGCAAGTGTTATGCTATGATGATTGAAACAAGTTCTATTTTATACCATTCTCTTGGTAATTATGTTAAGTTCAAAGGAGGGTCTACACTGTTCAACAAACAATTACATTAATTGTAACTGTTAAATGCAATGATGTTAAATAGGTTCGACCACTGGCAGTAAATATTCTTAGattattgattgattgtatTTAAAAGCATCCAACTTCTGGCTGGAGTCATCCAATTAGAATTAGCTTATGTTGAATGTAAAGAGTGAGAAGGTAGTTTGAGTTAAGTAGTTTTGCATGTTTGGAATGTTGGAATATTAAATGAGATCATGAATATTGTGCGGTTTCTGACTGATTTTCTCTTGTATTTGCCACTCTTACAATGACTATTTCACATGATGCTTGAAGATATGATATGAATTCAAAACTACTGAATTCAATTTACTACTTAACTATTGTGTAGTTTCTgactaactttttttctttttttttttttttttgtatttcctgCTGTTACTACATGATGAGCATTACACATGATGCTTGAAGATATGATATTATGAATTCATTGTAGGACACCCCTAATTATATGCATAAGATTTCTTGGTGCCAAGCCAAGTTGGTTAAGTCTCCAGTTcttatttttagtttcattATGAGACCAGTGGCAATGGCAAGCCATAATCTAAGCTGTTGACTTGATAGGTTTTTGCGTAAACCATAATGACATTAAATTGATATAGTCGTAGATGCATTTGAAATTAAGCTAAATATGTTATGTTTGCATTTGATAACAAATTCAAACGAAGTGATAAACTTGAGTAACATCAAATATTGATGATGTGAATGGCTAAATTGATAATGGTACTATAATTTTGGAAATCAAATTGGGTACTTGGGTATTTACTAGCAAAAAAAGGTACTTTCCCGAATTCTGAATCATTGAAGATTTGTATCCATATGCACGATACAAATATAAATCTCAGTACATAAAcctctcaacaacaaaaaaactggACCATATTCAACCCatgtgttttcatttttaaattcatccataaaaaaacatgaatctCATATTGAAAATTCCAACTCATAATTAATGGGATGGATATGCTTCTTCTGGAGAACAACTAATCTTCAGAGTTAGACAAGTACATTACATCTTCAAGATTTTCAAGTCCGCTTCATTTAAACGAGAAGGAAAAGGTTCAAGAGGTATCAAAACAAATCCTGCTTTATGACATTCATCCTCAAGAAGCTTTGCTTGAGAAGTCCCCTCAGGACAATATGCAACAACAGCTCCTCCGCTACCTGTAAATTTTGACGCCGCTCCAACCTTCCTAGCAACCTCTACCATTTTTATGTTCACATCACCAAGTGCATCATCTCCAAACATTAACCTGTACAATATATAAATACCAATAACAGAGTTTAATACAAGTACAATACAAGAATTCAATTTTCCCATTACTTTAATTAGTTGGCATGAATAAAAATCATGATTTGCAATTTTTATGATATAGTAAGTGTACTAAAgccttcttcaacaaaaaataagtgtACTGCAGCAATTTATGTGTGACATCATAAAGACACGTCCCAGAGAATGTTTAAAGAAAAATGACTGTGTAAACTAGGGAAAAATTAAAGTAGGTTATGAGAGTATATTAGGCGAGATGATAGCTCTTTTATTCGGGTGTTAGGTGGAGAGGACCATTTGCCTATTTGTTTGGACAAAAGGTGAGTGAGCCTTGAGATTTACCAGATTAGTAGTAGTGGTCCTTAGCTTGAGATGATTATGAAATGTGGTCCTTAAGGATTTTGCAAAGCATAATCATATATGATGGACTACAAAGCTTAAAGAAATATCTTTTGTCACTTTGTTGTTTAATTCCTCTTGAGATTCTATGTGACTACCTCATGTCCGGTGtccctttcaaaattttcaaattatccGGAAGTTAGACAGCCAGCATGGAGCTTGTCTGTGTGGCATCTTTCTTGTGGATAAAGCCTTGTTTTATATTAGATGCCAGACCCTTGTTGAATACGATGTTCTAAATTTTTAAGAGCCGGCAGTGGAAGAACTTGTGTCGTACTTTAAATTGTGCTTATTGTATGTATATTCATGAATTATGTGAAACTTTTACAACTGGGGTTTAGCACAAGTGGTTGCTGCACAGTGTGTGAAAATGTTGGAAATCCAACGATACTGAGTTCAACTCCTACTGATCAATAAATTAGTACACTGGAGTTAAGTTGTAAAGTTAATAGGCTTGCTTAGATTAGTGCTAAGTCTATATGCTGGTCATAGTTTAGAGCTTTTAGTGGGGACCAAAGAACCAAGGGATGGACTACCTATCAATAAGTAAGTTGATGTTTAAGTTTCAAAGTTGGATTTTTTAAATgatcaattataaaaaatcaaatggtcCAAGTCCAACTATATGTAATGATACAGAAAACATAGCAATTACCTTCGCAGGTCAAAATTTCGATTCATGAGGGCTGCCAGTTTGGAATAGTTCTTTTCTTCTAATGCAGTCTTTCCTTCTTTCGCAATACATGCCACTTCAAGCATTGATGTCACAATGAACTCATCACCATCAAGCCACCTCTGCCGTACTTTACTATGAACCTACATGTTAGTAtcatcaattaaaattaaaatttgtttatatatgaaaaaCCAAATTAAGCGAACTTCCTCGTGCTCTTATTAGAAATGATAGCCCAAAATATCACTTTATAGTGTTTAGTGCTATCTCCAACATGCTGAATAACAGTGCATCAAATTAGCAGTCAAATACAACAGATAAAAAAGCCTCTTCTTAGCCTCAGAGCACATGCTACAGCAAACATCTCttattttagagaaaagaaTCGGGAAATTTATGTAAGTAAGCATATGAAATATATCTCAGAAAAAACATACTTGCAAGAAACATAACATGCAAGTTAGGTGTGATGTAATAACACTATTGTAAAAGGTACAAACAGGGAGCATACatatacataataataataataataagaacaaAGATAAAGCCATTCAATGACACTAACCTTCCCAGAATCACTAGGATTCGCTGCATAGATAAGGTATAGAGGTGGGAGCAGACTCAAATCCATTGGTATATAAATTCCATGCCCTAGTTTATCCATGTTTTCCTTGTTGAAGTCCTATAAAAGCAGAGAAAGTCGCATCACATGATTAATAGGTATTCATGATAAACATTTGAAAACGAATGCTTTGATCGAAATTAAACAATGTACCATGTAAACTAGTCCACCATAAACTTGCGCCACCCGATCTTGAAGACCTGCAACTATTCCAAGTTCTTTCTCTGCGGCAAGGATAAGGTTAGGCCTCACCTCCACCTTGATTAGATGCCTGACTTTGTAGAAATCAAGAAAGCAGTTCAAGGCAGCACACACAATCCCACTAGAGCCCGAAAGTCCACTCTGaaacacaaaattcaaaacataattCATACTACTTCCTCAGAAAAACAACagattgaaatatgaaaaggaaactgtttacactaataataaataatgaatgAGTGAATCCGGCTAAGAATAGCTTCAGGGCACTGTACTGGTtaataaacaaaagaaagacCGTAAGGGCACTTGCTAAATAACAAAAGTTGAAGTTTTATAGAAGAACACAGTATTTAACAATTATGTGACCTTAAAAAGACGTAACAGGGCTTAAAATCATACCCTCAAGTACATTAACAAGGATCATAACAATAGAGTACACAAAATCAGCAATGATAGTGTGATGAGTTTATGACTCTAATAGATAGATAAATGGTTTACATTCAACACAAGAAAAAGGTAGTGAGTGATATAAACAATTTTACACTTTCAACAAATTACAATCATCCATATGCCTTACTTCATAAATAGTTCATATGAAAGTCAAACATTTGATAATGATctgatgattatgattgatcGACTGTGTAAAAACTCTTGACACTGATTGTGTGCACTCAACACATCACAAATTGTTAACGATCTGAAAACATAAAAACTCTTAAAGCTGACagtgtatatgaattaaacccataaataaattataacaaGAGAATTATATACCTGACGAGGGATGTTAGTATCATAGGAAAGAGTGAAATTGgtatgatgaagatgaatattattatctttacaataattataaaaaacttTATAAATAGCCATAAGCAATCGAACTCCTCCATAATAACCTTCAGCATTTATCCTATCAACCTGCATATCATAACACAAACATGCATTAATCATTTATACTATAAAACATAGATGATGATAATGAGAACAAAAGATGGACAtgcaaatgaaaatgaaagagagaaatataCCAATTGATGATTGGAAGAGAAGTTGACAAGATCATGAGTAGGATGAGGTTGAATGATGAGTTCAATGGAAGGAATGAGCTTAACGGTGGCAAAGAAATTGGAAATACTGAAAGCGATAGTATTGCCGTAATATACATCGCTTGGATTTCCTAACAATCCAACTCTTGCATATGCTTTGTGTTCAATCACCACCGCCGCCGCCGCTGCATGATCATCATCACCACCTCCTTCCATTTTgattcacctctttctctctctctctctctctctcttttatgaCAAATCAATTCAATCTAGCACCGTTTTATTAGACCAAAATAACTCAGCTCATACCGTACTCGTGACATGTCAAGACAGGTGGAAATACGGCCGGACAAGcctaattttgtttaaagatcTAGTTAACcagtgtctttttttttaaatattaaaaaaaattaattttgaataagttgatTATACAAACTTAACCACTACAGAAACTTGAGATGTTTTCATCAGAGAGGATCATCCCTGTTAAAATTATAGCGGACTCATTCAACATTTATATATCATTCATTAAAGAGATGTCTACGTATTGACAATAAGAGTTGaacttccatttatttttagattcaaTCAATTCGTTTATTTATTATCAACTATTtccaaataatattttacaagttagtttattagtattataatagattttaatttttagagtTTATAGCAAAAGTTTTAGATGAAAAACCAATTTTAGCACGTATTGCTTGTGCattgtattttgaaattgatcatGTGACATAGAAGAATGATGGTCTTCTATTATATGtaatgtaaaactattttacatgtccattagattttaatttttaatctaCGTAAATATAGCTCAATTTATAAgaatattgtatattatattactataaaTCTATATGTTCGAACcttaaaaatgtaatatctagttacatactattttaaaaaattaataaaatttatgttacaaaatattttgtttttacagaaatacaaaatgtaaattttttgtcGGTAGTCCTAAAGATCtctatattatttataataatgtgTCACCAACCATGCTCTTAacttaaaatatatgaattcCTTGTGATTGGGTCTTATCCTAAAATTAGTTTCCGTGTGAGAATGAGGTGGCGACAACTCTTTGCGTATATCTTTTGTAACCTTCCACGATGAATGAAGCCAACAtgtcatgttttatttttgtttatttatggaTGGATTGTATGGTGGGGTCATAAAACATGGTCCAGTGGAAAAAGCCTAGTCAGGTGCTTTACGTGTGGAATTGAAAGCTGTTTCACATCACTTCAAAACTTAAATATGGTATTTGTAGTAGTTTCTTTgtttatgagaaatgatatttcaacaactattttttataatttttgtgataattttttctctcacatttatgttatgtttttaatttttctctctattgctttgatttttgtgtcaatatatcattttctttgtaaaattttggttgtcacaaaaattgtcatctaaaggaatgtttaaataacacaactcCCTCTTTGTTTAAAGTCTCCATAGCTCAAATTTCTAAATGATAAGtgtaaaatatcatatttttagttaatttttaaGATGAGATTCATTCAAACTCATTTAACATGAGTTGgggttaaaaattaaattatctaAATTGGACTCAAACACATGTTAGGTAGTTTATTTAAGGGCATTGAAATTGCAATGTCAAAATCATTACTCAGATTTTCACATCGATAATTGTATTTGAACACCTTTTTGATAGTTTTTAAGAATGGATTTAAACTCAtaacaaataaaactaatgatcacgtgaattaattatgaattttgaaaTGGAGGTCGTTATGAAGTTGACCCCAAGCTCTACAAGGAAGCACACTAGTAGGTAGGGGAGGAGGTGTTATATATGTTTGTTGGAAATATTTCATCAGAATGGACCAAATACAAAGTACTATTGTCGAAGAACAATCACATTGTACCTATAAGTGGCAGAGAGATCTTGTTAGAGATGAGAAGAATTCGTACTATAAATGTGACGTGTATGACAAGAAAACATTTGGTAGGTAGTCATCATCGGACGGATGTACTACAAAATAGAAGAGGATATAGGTTACTATTTATGAGACATAAAGACAAATGAAtgatgatatttgtataattattttattataatttttaagataattaattttttttatttgacaaaattaatAGAGATAAAAAGTGGAAAAAGAGTAAGAACGCAATAAAAGTATGAAAGAAAAA belongs to Medicago truncatula cultivar Jemalong A17 chromosome 6, MtrunA17r5.0-ANR, whole genome shotgun sequence and includes:
- the LOC25495111 gene encoding uncharacterized protein, producing the protein MESEDDEWELCYDDGFVYKRRKRRRLNSPEPSTAPDQNALEKLRKERKKTTLLKLKSKYEKEIVQWQHLSNTLSALQLSSSNQLNEQQQQQNQNLSIPSTSGSAESSLLDDLLSQVEAQEAIIHDISNLCDVAEAMCSKQEEQYKQSLFDLPIWSTPLELMQVLCYDD
- the LOC25495112 gene encoding glucuronokinase 1: MEGGGDDDHAAAAAVVIEHKAYARVGLLGNPSDVYYGNTIAFSISNFFATVKLIPSIELIIQPHPTHDLVNFSSNHQLVDRINAEGYYGGVRLLMAIYKVFYNYCKDNNIHLHHTNFTLSYDTNIPRQSGLSGSSGIVCAALNCFLDFYKVRHLIKVEVRPNLILAAEKELGIVAGLQDRVAQVYGGLVYMDFNKENMDKLGHGIYIPMDLSLLPPLYLIYAANPSDSGKVHSKVRQRWLDGDEFIVTSMLEVACIAKEGKTALEEKNYSKLAALMNRNFDLRRLMFGDDALGDVNIKMVEVARKVGAASKFTGSGGAVVAYCPEGTSQAKLLEDECHKAGFVLIPLEPFPSRLNEADLKILKM